CGCCATCAACGTGGCCAGCGCCACGGGCCTCAACATCCTCACCGGCTACACCGGCCTGGTGAGCCTCGGCCAAGCCGCCTTCATGGGCTTGGGCGCGTACACGGTGGCCATCCTCGAGACGCGCCTCGGCACGCCCTTCCTGCTGAATTTGATCGCGGGCGGCCTCGTCGCGATGCTCGGCGGCCTGGTCGTGGGCATTCCGTCGCTGCGCGTGAAGGGCCTGTACCTGGCCATCGCCACCATCGCTGCATCGTTCATCACCCATTTCCTCTTCGCCAACCTCAAGCTCACTGGTGGCACCAGCGGCATCTCGCTGCCGCCCGCGACCGTGTTCGGCATGGCGCTCGACACGTCCTTCCGCCTCTACTGGCTGATCGTGCCGGTGATGGTGCTGATGGTGCTCGGCGCGGCCAACCTGTTCCGCACACGCGTGGGCCGCGCCTTCATCGCCATTCGCGACCGCGACATCTCGGCGGAGGTGCTGGGCATTCCGCTGCTGCGCTACAAGCTGCTCTCCTTCGGCCTCTCGTCTTTCTACGCCGGTGTGGCGGGCGGGCTGTGGGCCTACTTCTTCCGCGTGGTCACGCCGGAAAGCTTTCCGCTGCTGATGTCGATCTTCTTCCTGGCCGCGATCATCGTCGGCGGCATGGGCTCGATCCTCGGCGGCATCTTCGGTGCCGTGTTCATGACCATGGTGCCCGAGCTGCTCAAGCTCATCGTCGACATCCTGCCGGGCGGCACCGAGATGACGGTGTTCCTGTCGCCGGTACGCACCGTCGTCTTCGGTCTTCTCATCGTCGGATTTCTGGTGTTCGAGCCGCACGGGCTCGCAGAAGTGTGGCGGCGCACGCGCCGCTTCTTTCATCTATGGCCGTTCAGAAACTAGACCAGGAGACAAGCATGAAGAAGACTCACAGGCTCTCGCCCCAACGCCGCGCCCTGTTGCTCGCAGCCGGGATCGGACTGATGGCGCCGTTCGCGCACGCCCAGGCCAACGAGGACATCGTCATCGGCGGCTCGATCCCGATGACCGGCGTGTTCGCCTTCGCGGGCATCGGCATCAACGCGGGCATGGCCGACTACGTGAAGATCGTGAACGACGCGGGCGGCATCAAGGGCCGCAAGCTGCGCTATGTGCCGGAAGACACCGGCTACAAGGTCGACGTGTCGGTCGCGGCCTTCAAGAAGATCACAAGCCAGAACAAGGTCAACCTCTACTACGGCGACTCGACCGGCTTCTCGAAAACGATCAACCCCGAGCTCGACCGCAACGGCCAGATCCTGATGGCGGGGGCCTCCTTCGCCACCGAGCTCAACGACCCCGCCAAGTACCCGAACCAGTTCCTGGTCGGCCCCGACTACACCGAGCAGATCGGCATCCTGCTGCGCCACATCGCCAAGGAGAAGCCCGGCGCCAAGGTCGCCTTCGTGTACTCCGATTCCGAGTTCGGCCGCGACCCGATCGAGGCCAGCGAAGCCGCGGCGAAGAAGCTCGGCCTGTCGGTGCCGATCAAGCTCATGACGCCGCCGGGCAGCGTCGACGTGTCGACCGAGGTCATCAAGCTGCGCCGCGCCGCGCCCGACTACACGATCTTCCACGGCTACGTGCTGGCACCGATTCCGGAGTTCGTCCAACAGGGCAAACAGATGGGCATGACGAGCCAGTGGATGGGCACCTTCTGGACCATGGACAGCTCGACCGTCATGAAGATGGGCGAAGGCGCCGACGGCTTCATGGGCGTGATGCCCTACCGCTACTACTACGACACCTCGGCCAAGTCGCCGATGCTCGAGAAGATCCGCGCGATGCGGCCCGAGTACCAGAGCACGGCGTACACGCAGGGCTTCCTCACCGCGATGCTCTTCACCGAAGCAGCCAAGCGCACGCTCGATGCCGGCAAGCCGCTGGACGGCAAGAACCTCAAGGCGGCGCTCAACACCATCAAGGACTTCGACACCGGCGGCCTGATCGGCACGCCGATCACCATCAGCGGCAACTCGATCCCTGTGGGCCGCGTCTACAAGGCCGACATGAAGGCGCAGAAGATGGTGCCCGCGTCCGACTGGATCAACCTCAGCAAGTAAGTCGATGGAAGCAGGCGCGGTCATGGCGGGCGAGATCGTCCTCGGTGTGAACAACATCGAGGTCGTCTACAACAAGGTGGTGCAGGTGCTGCGCGGCCTGTCGCTGGCCGTGCCGCGCGGCGAGATCGTCGCGCTGCTGGGCAGCAACGGCGCAGGCAAGTCCACCACGCTGAAGGCCATCTCGGGCCTGCTCGCGCTGGAAGACGGCGAGGTCGAGGCCGGCCGCATCGAGTTCAACGGTCGCAGCACGGCCGACCGGCTGCCGCAGCAACTGGTGCGCGACGGGCTCAGCCATGTGATGGAAGGCCGCCGCGTCTTCGAGGACCTGACGATCGAGGAAAACCTGGTGGCCGCGACCTACGCGCTGACCGGCCGCAAGGACGCAAAGCCTGACTTCGACGCGGTCTACAGCTACTTTCCCCGCCTGCACGAGCGTCGCAAGGGGCTGGCGGGCTACCTCTCGGGCGGCGAACAGCAGATGCTCGCCATTGGCCGCGCGCTGGTCGCGCAACCACAGCTCATCCTGCTCGACGAACCCTCGCTGGGCCTGTCGCCCAAGCTGGTCGAGGACATCTTCACCATCATCGCGCGCATCAACGCGGAGCGCGGCGTGTCGATGCTGCTGGTGGAGCAGAACGCGACGGTGGCGCTGGCCGTGGCACACCGCGGCTACATCATGGAGAACGGCAAGATCGTGATTGACGGCAGCGCGGAACGGCTCGCGTCTGACCCCGACGTGCGGGAGTTCTACCTCGGCGTGGGCGGCAGTGGCGAGGCGCGCAGTTTCCGCGCCATCAAGCACTACAAGCGGCGCAAGCGGTGGCTGTCATGACATTGCCGCACCTCACCCTGCCTCAGATGCTGCGCGAACAGGCGCGGCGCACGCCCGCCAAGGTGGCGATCCGCCAGAAGGACTTCGGCATCTGGAAGCCATTGAGCTGGCAGGCCTACGCGGAGCGCGCGATGCACGTCGGGCTCGGCCTGCGCGCGATCGGGCTCGCGGCCGGCGGCCATGTCGGCGTGCTGTCGGAGAACCGCACCGAATGGGTCCTGGCGCAGATGGGCACCGGCCTGGTCGGCGGCGTGACGGTCGGCGTGTACCCGACCAGCCCGGCGAGCGAGGTCGCCTACGTGGTCGGCCATGCGGACATCGAAGTCATCGTCTGCGAGGACCAGGAGCAGACCGACAAGGTGATCGAGTCGCTCGACAGCCTGCCGCGCCTGCGGCGCATCGTGGTGATCGAGACCAAGGGCCTGCGCAACCTGGCACCGGAACATCGCGACAAGGTGACGACCTTTGCCGAGGTCGAGCGGCTCGGTGCCGCGTCGGCCGTGCAAGGCGGCGGTGCGCTGATCGATGCGGCACTCGCCGCGCAGACGCTCGACGACATCGGGCTGATGATCTACACGTCGGGCTCGACCGGCAAGCCGAAGGGCGCGATGCTGTCGTACCGCAACATCCGCGGCGTGGTGCCGGGCATCGTCGACCGGCTCGGCCTCGACGGCGACACCACGCACCTGTCGTACCTGCCGCTGTGCCACGTGGCCGAGCAGATGCTGACGGCCTTCTTGCCGCCCTACCTCGGCTCGCAGGTGAACTTCGGCGAGTCGATCCGCACCGTGCAGGAAGACCTGCGCGAGGTCGCGCCGAGCATCTTCCTCGGCGTGCCGCGCATCTGGGAGAAGCTGCACGCGTCGATCAGCATCAAGCTGCAGGAAACAGGCCGCCTGCAGCGCGGGCTGTTCGACCGCGCGTGGAAGCGCTGCGAGGCACTCGCCACCCGGCCGCGCGCGCAATGGTCGTCTGCCGACCGCCTGGCGCATGCCGCGAGCTACTGGCTGGTGCTGCGCGCGCTGCAGAACTTCATTGGCCTGCGCCGCGTGAAGGTGGCGCTGACCGGCGCGGCGCCGATTCCGCTGGACGTGGTGCGCTTCTTCCGCACCCTGGGCGTGCCGCTGGTCGAGGTGTACGGCCTGACCGAATCGAGCGGCATGGTGACCGGCCACCGTCCCGACGACGTGGTGGTTGGCACCGTCGGGCCGCCAACCCTTGGCGTGGAGCACCGCGTGGCCGACAACGGCGAACTGCTGCTGCGCGGCGACATGGTCTTCGCCGGCTACTACAAGAACGACGAGGCCACGGCGCAGTCGATCCGCGATGGCTGGCTGCACACCGGCGACGTGGTGCGGCAGGAGCCGAACGGCCACCTGCGCATCGTCGACCGGCTCAAGGACATCATGATCACCGCCGGCGGCAAGAACCTCACACCCTCGGAGATCGAGAACACGATGAAGGGCAGCCCCTATATCAAGGAATGCGTGATCGTGGCCGAGGGCCGCAAGTTCGTCGGCGCGCTGATCCAGATCGACTACGAGACCGTCGGCAAGTGGGCCGAGGCGCAGCGCATTCCCTTCACCAACTTCCGCTCGCTCACCGAGCATGCCGACGTGCTGAAGCTGATCGGCGACGAGGTGGCGCGCGGCAACGCCAAGCTTGCGCAGGTGTCGCACATCCGCCGCTTCCACCTGCTTGCCAAGGAACTGGACCACGACGACGGCGATGTCACCGCGACCATGAAGGTGCGGCGCTCCGCCATCTACAAGAGCTACGCGAGCGAGATCGAGAGGCTCTACGTCTGAGGGAAGCGAGACGGCGCCGGTGAGGGCGATCAGGCCCCGAAGGCACCGTCGATGGTGTGCATCGCCCCCGTCACGAAACCGGCTTCCGGCCCTGCCAGCCACGCCACCATGCCCGCCACTTCTTCCGAACGGCCGTGGCGCTTGATCGCCATGAAGCTGTGCATCAGGTCCTTCATCGGTCCGTTCTCCGGGTTCGCGTCGGTATCGATCGGCCCCGGCTGCACGATGTTGATCGTGATGCCGCGCGGGCCGAAATCGCGTGCCAACCCGCGCGCCAGTCCTTGCAGTGCGGATTTGCTCAGCGCATAGGAGGCCATGCCGGAGACCGGCATGCGGTCGCCGTTCACCGAACCGATCACGATGATCCGGCCACCTTGCGGCATCTGCCGCGCCGCTTCCACCGAGGCGTGGTACGGCGCGTGGACATTGATACGGAACAGGCGATCCACCGCGTCGGGGTCCTGCTCCAGTGCATCGCCGAAGATGGCGATGCCGGAGTTCACCACAAGCACATCCAACGGGCCGCTGTCGCGAACCCGGGCGATGACCGCGTCCCGATCGGCGCTGTCCGCGAGAAACGCGGTGCTGCCTGTTTCGTCGGCCAGGTGCTTGGCCGCTTCCGGCGAGCCGGCGTAGGTAAATGCCACGCGCGCACCGTCCGCCACGAAGCGCCGTACGATGGCCGCCCCAATGCCCCGGCTGCCGCCGAGCACCAAAACCGATTTGTCCTTGAACACTGACATGGATCACTCCTTCGTATTAATGTAGTGAATGATACATAATTCGTCGTGTTGGTTGTCAAGGATTTTGTAATCATGACTACAGATATTTTGCGCACCCGTGGTCGGCCACGCGGTTTCGACCCGGAGGAAGCGGTCGCGACCGCGCAGCGCCTCTTCCACGAGCGCGGCTACGACGCGGTCAGCGTGGCGGACCTGACGAAGGCCCTGGGCATCAACCCGCCCAGCTTCTACGCGGCCTTCGGCAGCAAGGCCGGGCTGTACGCACGCATCCTCGATCGCTATGCCGAGACCGGTGCCATCCCGCTCATGGAGATCCTGGGGGTCGATCGCCCGTTGGCGGTGTCGCTGGCGGAAGTGCTGGAACAGGCGGCCCGCAGCTACGCCGCGGACCCCACCGCGACGGGCTGTCTGGTGTTGGAGGGCACACGCTGCAACGACCCGCAGGCGCGCGACGCGGCCTGCGGCTTTCATGTGGCTGCGCAAGACGTGATTCGCCGCGCCATCGCCGAACGCTACCCGCAGGACGCGGATCGGTTGGCGGATTTCGTTTGCACCACCATGGCCGGACTCTCGGCCAGCGCGCGCCACGGGCAAAGCCTGGACCGCCTCCTGGCCACCGCACGGCTCGCCGGCATGGCGCTCAAGCAGGCACTGCCTGCGTAGCCGCACGTCAAAAAATAGCGCGTGCCTACAACGGGCGCGCCTCAATCAGCCTGCAGGGCCGCTTCGACCGCCAGCGCCACTGCAGCCAATCGCGCGTCATCGCCGTGCACCGAGGACAGCATCAGGCCAACCGGCAGTTCGCCTTCGCGCTGGCACGGCAGGCTGAACGAACAGCCGTCGAGGAAGTTGATGGCGAAGGTGTTGCGCAGCAACAGGCCGTTGGCCTTGAAGAAGGCCTCGTCGGTCGCCAGTGCCTCGATGGCCGGCGCGACGATCGGCACCGTGGGGCACAGCAGCGCGTCGAAGTCCCCGATGGCGCCTTCGACGCGGCCAATCCAGTCGCGGCGTCGGTCCTGCATGACGATGTAGTCGGCCGCACTCACCGACATGCCGAGGTCGACGCGTGCCGCGACGCGCGGGTCGAAGCGGGCGCGCTGCGCGCCGATGCGGGTGCGGTGCACGGCCGAGGCCTCCACCGGCGAGAAACCGCCGGGGGCGTTGATCTGCGCGATCTCGGCCAGTTCGGCCAGCGGGATGTCCACCACGATGGCGCCGGCGGCCGACAGCACGTCCAGTGCGCGGTCGAAGGCCTGGGCCACGGCCGGCTCGATGCCGTCGAACATCAGCGTGCGCGGCACCGCCAGGCGCAGGCCCTGCAGCGGCCGGCGGCGGACCGCGAGCGGCGTGTCGGCGATGGCGGCGTCGACCAGCAGGCAATCGGCCACGCTGCGCGTCATCGCGCACACGGTGTCGAGCGAGCGAGCGAGCTCGAAGGCGCCGGTGCGCGGCACGCGCGACTGCGTGCTCTTGAAGCCGACCAGGCCGCACAGCGCGGCCGGGATGCGGATCGAGCCGCCCGTGTCGGAGCCCAGCCCCGCCACCGCCAGGCCCAGCGCGACGGACACCGCCGCGCCCGACGACGAGCCGCCGGGGATGCGCGCCACCGCGATGTCGGCCGGGTTGCGCGGCGTGCCATGGTGCGGGTTGATGCCGACGCCCGAGAAGGCGAATTCGGTCATGTTGGTCTTGCCGACGATCGCCGCGCCGGCCGTGCGCAGGCGCGCGACGGCCACCGCGTCCGCCGTCGCGGCGGGCTCGCCGGCGCACACGACGGAGCCGGCCATCGTGGTCTCGCCGGCCACGTCGTACAGGTCCTTCACGGTGATCGGCAGTCCGGCCAGCGCGGGCAGCGCCACACCGGCCGCTCGCGACGCATCGGCATGGCGCGCGGCGGCCAGCGCCGCGTCGCCGTAGAGCCGCGTGAAGACGTGCTTCGCCGCGTCAGCGGAAGCGCCTTCGAGCGCCTGCGCGACGACGGCTTCGTGCGACAGTTCGCCCCGCGCGATGCGGGCGCGCAGGGTCGCGATGTCCGGGCGGGCGGCGGCCATCAGGCGACCACCTCGAGCGCCTGCACGGCGTAGCGGTGCACGATGCTGCGTTTCAAGCGCGGGTCGTGGATCTCCAGTTCCATCTCGGTGGCCGGGCGGATGCCTTCGCCCTTGCCGTTGGGGATGGCGCCCAGCGTGCCGCAGGTCATGAAGCGGCCTTCGATGCCGCCCTCGGCCTGGTAGATGCCGTCGCGCAGGGCAGCCAGCGGGCGGATCGAGGCGAAGGTGCCCTGCTGGTAGTCGATCCACTGGCCGTCTTCGAGGATGCGCGAGCGCAGCTGCAGTTCGTCCTGGTAGCCGGCCACGTCGCGCCAGCGCCAGGCGGTGGTGGCCACCGGCTTGGCGCACATCTGCTTGGAGACGACCACCGAGTAGGTTTCGACATGGCGGTCGGTATGGTCGGAGGCCACCGTCAGCCACCACTCGCCACCGGCGAAGAAGAGCATCGGCTCGGCCTCGCCGGAGCTCTGCGCGCCGAGCGCCTCGATGGTGGGCGACTGCGTGAGCAGGCCGGCACCGACGCGGTAGTACAGCGGCACGCTCGACGGGCGCGGCACGCCGATGGCTTCGAGCTCCTCGATGTGGTGTTCGATGGCGGCGGCGTCGCGGCCGGTCCAGCCGGCGATGACCAGCTGGCGCGGCACCACCGACAGCAGCTGCGTGGCACGGGTGCCGTCGGCCGTCACGGATTCACAGGCGAAGGAAAGGGTCAGGGACATGAGGAAAGGCTCCGCAAAAGGGGGAATCACATGAGATAGGCGGGCAGCCACAGCGCGATGGCGGGAAACACCATCAGCACGATGATCGCGAACATGTAGACAGCCATGAAGGGCATGACGCCGGCGAACACATCGGTGATGGGTCCGGGCTGGCGTCGCATGCCCTGCAGCACATAGAGCACCGTGCCGTCGGGCGGGCTGATCATCGCGATCTCCACCAGCATCGTGATCACCACGCCGAACCAGATCGGGTCGTAGCCCAGCGCCGTGACCACCGGGAACAGCAGCGGGATGGTGGTGATCACCATCGACATGCCTTCCATGAAGGTGCCCAGCGCCAGGTAGAAGCCGATGATCACCAGCATGATCACCCAGCCCGGGAACGGCAGCCCCGTGAGGAACTTGGCCAGCATCTGTGGGATGCCCAGCGACGACAGGATGTAGTTCAGGAAGTACGCCCCGAACAGGATCAGCGCGATCATCGAGGTGGTGCGCGCGGTGGCCTTCATCGACTCGGCCAGCATCTTCCACTTGAGCTTGCGGTCCACCAGCGCCAGCACCAGGCTGCCCGCCACGCCGAGCGCGGCCGACTCGGTGGGCGTGGCCCAGCCGGCGTAGATGGTGCCCAGCACCAGCGTGATCAGCAGCGCCGTGGGCACCAGGTCCGACAGGCTGGCGATGCGGTGCTGCCAGGTGATGGCCTTGGACGCCTCGTCGCCGTGCAGCTTGAGCTTGTAGCTGTAGTACAGGATGACGGCCGTGAACAGCAGCACCACCAGGATGCTGGGCCCCACCGCCGCCAGGTACAGCGCGCCCACCGAGGTCTCGGTGATCAGGCCATAGATGATGAAGGTGATGCCGGGCGGGATCAGGTTGCCCAGCGCGCCGCCGGCGGCCAGCGAGCCCAGCACCAGCTTGGGCGGGTAGTGGCTCTTCTCGAAGTACGGCAGCGCGACCGAGCCCATGGTGGCGGCGGTCGCCACGCTGGAGCCGGCCACGGCCGAGAACACGCCGCAGGAGATGATGTTGGTGTGCAGCAGGCCGCCGGGCAGGCGGCCCATCCAGATGTTGAGCGCACGGTAGAGGCGCTCCGACAGGCCGGCGCGCAGCATGACCTCCCCCATCAGCAGGAAGAGCGGCACCGAGACCAGCACGAAGTTGGTCGACGGGCTCCAGATCATCTCGCCGATGAAGTTCCAGAAGGGGCGGTCCGACAGCGCATAGCCGGCCAGCAGCGACAGCAC
The sequence above is drawn from the Variovorax sp. J2L1-78 genome and encodes:
- a CDS encoding branched-chain amino acid ABC transporter permease, with protein sequence MRIGTLKESYVADAALFDSRTQKAWLAIGAALLLLFPFIASDYWLYLACLVAINVASATGLNILTGYTGLVSLGQAAFMGLGAYTVAILETRLGTPFLLNLIAGGLVAMLGGLVVGIPSLRVKGLYLAIATIAASFITHFLFANLKLTGGTSGISLPPATVFGMALDTSFRLYWLIVPVMVLMVLGAANLFRTRVGRAFIAIRDRDISAEVLGIPLLRYKLLSFGLSSFYAGVAGGLWAYFFRVVTPESFPLLMSIFFLAAIIVGGMGSILGGIFGAVFMTMVPELLKLIVDILPGGTEMTVFLSPVRTVVFGLLIVGFLVFEPHGLAEVWRRTRRFFHLWPFRN
- a CDS encoding ABC transporter substrate-binding protein, which encodes MKKTHRLSPQRRALLLAAGIGLMAPFAHAQANEDIVIGGSIPMTGVFAFAGIGINAGMADYVKIVNDAGGIKGRKLRYVPEDTGYKVDVSVAAFKKITSQNKVNLYYGDSTGFSKTINPELDRNGQILMAGASFATELNDPAKYPNQFLVGPDYTEQIGILLRHIAKEKPGAKVAFVYSDSEFGRDPIEASEAAAKKLGLSVPIKLMTPPGSVDVSTEVIKLRRAAPDYTIFHGYVLAPIPEFVQQGKQMGMTSQWMGTFWTMDSSTVMKMGEGADGFMGVMPYRYYYDTSAKSPMLEKIRAMRPEYQSTAYTQGFLTAMLFTEAAKRTLDAGKPLDGKNLKAALNTIKDFDTGGLIGTPITISGNSIPVGRVYKADMKAQKMVPASDWINLSK
- a CDS encoding ABC transporter ATP-binding protein encodes the protein MEAGAVMAGEIVLGVNNIEVVYNKVVQVLRGLSLAVPRGEIVALLGSNGAGKSTTLKAISGLLALEDGEVEAGRIEFNGRSTADRLPQQLVRDGLSHVMEGRRVFEDLTIEENLVAATYALTGRKDAKPDFDAVYSYFPRLHERRKGLAGYLSGGEQQMLAIGRALVAQPQLILLDEPSLGLSPKLVEDIFTIIARINAERGVSMLLVEQNATVALAVAHRGYIMENGKIVIDGSAERLASDPDVREFYLGVGGSGEARSFRAIKHYKRRKRWLS
- a CDS encoding AMP-dependent synthetase/ligase; translated protein: MTLPHLTLPQMLREQARRTPAKVAIRQKDFGIWKPLSWQAYAERAMHVGLGLRAIGLAAGGHVGVLSENRTEWVLAQMGTGLVGGVTVGVYPTSPASEVAYVVGHADIEVIVCEDQEQTDKVIESLDSLPRLRRIVVIETKGLRNLAPEHRDKVTTFAEVERLGAASAVQGGGALIDAALAAQTLDDIGLMIYTSGSTGKPKGAMLSYRNIRGVVPGIVDRLGLDGDTTHLSYLPLCHVAEQMLTAFLPPYLGSQVNFGESIRTVQEDLREVAPSIFLGVPRIWEKLHASISIKLQETGRLQRGLFDRAWKRCEALATRPRAQWSSADRLAHAASYWLVLRALQNFIGLRRVKVALTGAAPIPLDVVRFFRTLGVPLVEVYGLTESSGMVTGHRPDDVVVGTVGPPTLGVEHRVADNGELLLRGDMVFAGYYKNDEATAQSIRDGWLHTGDVVRQEPNGHLRIVDRLKDIMITAGGKNLTPSEIENTMKGSPYIKECVIVAEGRKFVGALIQIDYETVGKWAEAQRIPFTNFRSLTEHADVLKLIGDEVARGNAKLAQVSHIRRFHLLAKELDHDDGDVTATMKVRRSAIYKSYASEIERLYV
- the bdcA gene encoding SDR family oxidoreductase, which translates into the protein MSVFKDKSVLVLGGSRGIGAAIVRRFVADGARVAFTYAGSPEAAKHLADETGSTAFLADSADRDAVIARVRDSGPLDVLVVNSGIAIFGDALEQDPDAVDRLFRINVHAPYHASVEAARQMPQGGRIIVIGSVNGDRMPVSGMASYALSKSALQGLARGLARDFGPRGITINIVQPGPIDTDANPENGPMKDLMHSFMAIKRHGRSEEVAGMVAWLAGPEAGFVTGAMHTIDGAFGA
- a CDS encoding TetR/AcrR family transcriptional regulator, yielding MTTDILRTRGRPRGFDPEEAVATAQRLFHERGYDAVSVADLTKALGINPPSFYAAFGSKAGLYARILDRYAETGAIPLMEILGVDRPLAVSLAEVLEQAARSYAADPTATGCLVLEGTRCNDPQARDAACGFHVAAQDVIRRAIAERYPQDADRLADFVCTTMAGLSASARHGQSLDRLLATARLAGMALKQALPA
- a CDS encoding amidase, giving the protein MAAARPDIATLRARIARGELSHEAVVAQALEGASADAAKHVFTRLYGDAALAAARHADASRAAGVALPALAGLPITVKDLYDVAGETTMAGSVVCAGEPAATADAVAVARLRTAGAAIVGKTNMTEFAFSGVGINPHHGTPRNPADIAVARIPGGSSSGAAVSVALGLAVAGLGSDTGGSIRIPAALCGLVGFKSTQSRVPRTGAFELARSLDTVCAMTRSVADCLLVDAAIADTPLAVRRRPLQGLRLAVPRTLMFDGIEPAVAQAFDRALDVLSAAGAIVVDIPLAELAEIAQINAPGGFSPVEASAVHRTRIGAQRARFDPRVAARVDLGMSVSAADYIVMQDRRRDWIGRVEGAIGDFDALLCPTVPIVAPAIEALATDEAFFKANGLLLRNTFAINFLDGCSFSLPCQREGELPVGLMLSSVHGDDARLAAVALAVEAALQAD
- a CDS encoding DUF2848 domain-containing protein; translation: MSLTLSFACESVTADGTRATQLLSVVPRQLVIAGWTGRDAAAIEHHIEELEAIGVPRPSSVPLYYRVGAGLLTQSPTIEALGAQSSGEAEPMLFFAGGEWWLTVASDHTDRHVETYSVVVSKQMCAKPVATTAWRWRDVAGYQDELQLRSRILEDGQWIDYQQGTFASIRPLAALRDGIYQAEGGIEGRFMTCGTLGAIPNGKGEGIRPATEMELEIHDPRLKRSIVHRYAVQALEVVA
- a CDS encoding TRAP transporter large permease → MIAIVFIVAIGLLIGGASLFGMHDHAAAIATSGVPWWALASVLVAFVGFFAGGIYVGAALAVLSLLAGYALSDRPFWNFIGEMIWSPSTNFVLVSVPLFLLMGEVMLRAGLSERLYRALNIWMGRLPGGLLHTNIISCGVFSAVAGSSVATAATMGSVALPYFEKSHYPPKLVLGSLAAGGALGNLIPPGITFIIYGLITETSVGALYLAAVGPSILVVLLFTAVILYYSYKLKLHGDEASKAITWQHRIASLSDLVPTALLITLVLGTIYAGWATPTESAALGVAGSLVLALVDRKLKWKMLAESMKATARTTSMIALILFGAYFLNYILSSLGIPQMLAKFLTGLPFPGWVIMLVIIGFYLALGTFMEGMSMVITTIPLLFPVVTALGYDPIWFGVVITMLVEIAMISPPDGTVLYVLQGMRRQPGPITDVFAGVMPFMAVYMFAIIVLMVFPAIALWLPAYLM